The [Bacillus] selenitireducens MLS10 genome includes a region encoding these proteins:
- the traF gene encoding conjugal transfer protein TraF — translation MIQNFYQILYGKQLIPMNRFLLWLMILPLFFTAPGQAGAVSELPPDDSTLLYLYADTCPVCQEATPAVEAFTDEHGLTLKKIDVQEEASRDLVEHVWSHYGVTHRVVPTFVYHDNIMQGFDGSRDEPFAGLLEDGSADPDGDACGEDDETGAVLCSDARPDAADETDLHLLAVIGTTLTIGLTDGFNPCSLWALMFLMSMVLRLKDPKAVYLTGFVFILTITAIYGLFIAGTFAIVTNILGITWLRLLIFSFAALFALINIRDYFKETDDLTLSISDSHKKRWIAFSRGRLNSAGSMWRLALAAFAIGVFASLIELPCTAGYPIVWNGLMVSQGIGGASYAGLLGMYLFMYILVEFVILMLIGRSMKKMTLTAGIAKTMKLVSGTLMLYLAVLLLAGYEAMNNMTLLTGGSLAVIAVTLLYVWIRGRQAS, via the coding sequence ATGATACAGAACTTCTACCAAATCCTTTACGGAAAGCAGCTGATCCCGATGAACCGGTTTCTCTTATGGCTTATGATCCTTCCGCTCTTTTTCACAGCGCCCGGGCAGGCCGGCGCTGTTTCGGAACTGCCGCCTGACGACAGTACCCTCCTTTATTTATATGCCGATACGTGTCCGGTTTGTCAGGAAGCAACTCCTGCCGTTGAGGCTTTCACCGACGAACACGGCCTGACCCTTAAAAAGATTGACGTGCAGGAGGAGGCCTCCAGGGACCTCGTCGAGCACGTCTGGTCGCATTACGGCGTCACCCACCGGGTCGTGCCGACCTTCGTCTATCATGACAACATCATGCAGGGGTTTGACGGCAGCCGGGACGAGCCCTTCGCCGGACTCCTTGAAGACGGCAGCGCGGATCCTGACGGCGACGCCTGCGGGGAAGACGATGAGACGGGGGCTGTTCTCTGCAGCGATGCGCGCCCTGACGCGGCGGATGAAACGGATCTTCATCTCCTTGCCGTCATCGGTACGACGCTGACGATCGGACTGACAGACGGGTTCAACCCGTGCTCTCTTTGGGCATTAATGTTCTTGATGTCCATGGTACTGAGGCTGAAGGATCCAAAAGCCGTCTACCTGACGGGCTTCGTTTTTATTCTCACGATCACGGCGATCTACGGCCTTTTCATCGCCGGCACCTTTGCCATCGTGACGAACATTCTCGGGATCACCTGGCTCAGGCTGCTGATATTTTCGTTTGCCGCCCTGTTTGCCCTCATTAATATCCGGGACTACTTCAAAGAGACCGACGATTTGACCCTGTCGATCTCCGACAGCCATAAGAAGCGCTGGATCGCCTTCAGCCGCGGACGCCTGAACAGCGCCGGTTCCATGTGGCGCCTAGCCCTTGCCGCTTTCGCCATCGGGGTGTTCGCGTCCCTTATTGAGCTTCCCTGCACCGCAGGCTACCCCATCGTCTGGAACGGCCTCATGGTCAGTCAGGGCATTGGCGGTGCTTCTTACGCCGGCCTTCTCGGGATGTATCTGTTCATGTACATTCTCGTAGAATTCGTCATCCTGATGCTCATCGGACGATCGATGAAGAAGATGACCCTCACAGCAGGGATTGCGAAGACGATGAAGCTCGTCAGCGGCACGCTCATGCTCTACCTCGCCGTGCTTCTGTTGGCGGGCTATGAGGCGATGAACAACATGACGCTTCTTACCGGCGGCAGCCTTGCCGTAATTGCAGTCACCCTTCTCTATGTATGGATCCGGGGCAGGCAAGCCTCCTGA
- a CDS encoding NAD(P)/FAD-dependent oxidoreductase has product MYDVVIIGGGITGTTIARTLSTMNLKTVLLEKDNDVANGTTKANSAIVHAGFDCTPGTAKARTNVAGNQLYPSLCRMLDVPFRQNGSLVLAFDEKDRLHLETLVRQGQANFVPGIRIVEREELQAMEPNVSKDAIAALYAPTAGIVGSYELAIACMENAMDNGVELRLNHQVIGIEEVDDGFVVETNKQLIHAKVVINAAGLYADVMDAMVHGEARFDILPYAGEYNLFDQSTGDFTASIVFQPPSEKGKGVVALPTVEGNYLVGPTSEGPKAKDDLRTTRAGLKELREKGERAIPGFPFHKVITSFSGLRAKTSGGDFIIGDSDVHPGFISAAAIDSPGLTAAPAIAEEIFTLTMAHFPHAKENKLFNPTRRPVKRFMEAPVHHQKVLLEEEERFGRMICRCESITEGDIIDMIYRHAGAETLDGVKRRIRAGAGRCQGGFCSPRVMEILARELNRDITEIVKDGEGSFILTGETKVTETEEKETETVHI; this is encoded by the coding sequence ATGTACGATGTTGTGATTATTGGTGGAGGGATTACCGGAACGACGATTGCGAGAACCTTGTCGACGATGAATCTGAAGACGGTGCTCCTGGAGAAGGACAACGACGTGGCCAACGGCACGACGAAAGCAAACAGTGCGATCGTGCACGCGGGATTTGACTGTACACCGGGAACCGCGAAGGCAAGGACGAATGTGGCAGGGAATCAGCTTTATCCATCTCTTTGCCGGATGCTCGATGTCCCGTTCCGGCAAAACGGCTCGCTCGTTCTCGCATTTGACGAGAAGGACCGGCTGCATCTTGAGACGCTCGTCAGGCAGGGACAAGCAAACTTTGTGCCGGGGATTCGGATCGTGGAACGTGAGGAGCTTCAGGCGATGGAGCCGAATGTTTCGAAGGACGCCATTGCCGCACTTTACGCTCCGACGGCGGGGATTGTGGGCTCCTATGAACTGGCAATTGCCTGCATGGAAAATGCGATGGACAACGGGGTTGAGCTGAGGCTGAATCATCAGGTTATCGGGATTGAAGAAGTGGACGACGGATTTGTTGTTGAGACAAACAAGCAGCTGATCCACGCCAAGGTCGTGATCAATGCTGCGGGCCTTTATGCAGACGTCATGGATGCCATGGTTCACGGCGAAGCGCGCTTTGACATCCTTCCTTACGCCGGAGAATACAATCTGTTCGATCAGTCGACGGGCGATTTCACGGCGAGCATCGTCTTTCAGCCTCCGTCCGAAAAGGGAAAAGGGGTCGTGGCCCTCCCAACGGTGGAAGGGAACTACCTCGTCGGGCCAACGTCAGAAGGACCGAAGGCGAAGGATGACCTTCGCACGACACGGGCAGGACTGAAAGAGCTCCGGGAAAAAGGGGAGCGGGCGATTCCGGGCTTTCCGTTCCACAAAGTGATCACCTCGTTCTCAGGCCTCAGGGCCAAGACGAGCGGCGGTGATTTCATCATCGGGGATTCAGACGTTCATCCGGGCTTCATCAGTGCAGCAGCCATCGATTCACCGGGACTCACCGCGGCGCCGGCGATCGCAGAAGAGATCTTTACTCTGACGATGGCCCATTTTCCGCACGCGAAAGAAAACAAGCTCTTCAATCCGACGCGGCGGCCGGTGAAGCGGTTTATGGAGGCGCCTGTGCATCATCAGAAGGTGCTTCTTGAAGAAGAAGAGCGGTTTGGCCGGATGATCTGCCGTTGCGAATCCATTACGGAAGGGGACATCATCGACATGATTTACCGTCACGCCGGGGCCGAGACCCTTGACGGCGTGAAGCGGCGGATCCGTGCAGGGGCCGGGCGCTGTCAGGGCGGATTCTGTTCGCCGCGGGTGATGGAGATTCTCGCAAGGGAGCTGAACCGAGATATTACGGAGATCGTCAAGGACGGCGAGGGTTCGTTTATTCTCACGGGCGAGACGAAAGTGACGGAGACTGAAGAGAAAGAGACCGAGACGGTACACATTTAA
- a CDS encoding NAD(P)/FAD-dependent oxidoreductase, giving the protein MMKVDLVVIGGGPAGLAAAIEAKENGVDDILVLERDRELGGILQQCIHNGFGLHRFKEELTGPEYAERFISQLKDMGITYKLDTMVLDITEEKLVTAVNTTDGLIQIEAKAVILAMGCLERTRGAINIPGTRASGVFTAGTAQRFVNMEGYMVGKDVVIVGSGDIGLVMARRMTLEGANVHAVVELMPYSGGLARNIVQCLNDYDIPLLLSHTVTEVRGKERVEEVVIQKVDEEMRLIPGTEQTIACDTLLLSVGLIPENELSKKANIALNPLTNGPDVNESMETSVPGIFACGNVVHVHDLVDWVTEESCRAGKSAARYVLGSLKSGSGPVRTKAKAGVRYIVPQTIEPSNIDSGKLTLMFRTDGVYEQSRIVIMNNGRRVKSVKKRHMVPAEMESVVLKAKDLALLEPGEITVAIESEEGVLS; this is encoded by the coding sequence ATGATGAAGGTGGATCTGGTTGTCATTGGCGGAGGCCCTGCGGGACTTGCCGCTGCGATTGAAGCGAAGGAAAACGGTGTGGACGATATCCTGGTTCTCGAGCGTGACCGTGAACTCGGCGGCATTCTCCAGCAGTGCATTCATAACGGCTTTGGGCTGCATCGCTTCAAAGAAGAGCTGACGGGACCCGAGTACGCAGAGCGGTTTATCAGTCAGCTGAAAGATATGGGGATCACGTATAAGCTCGATACGATGGTGCTTGATATAACGGAAGAGAAGCTCGTCACCGCCGTGAATACGACGGACGGTCTCATTCAGATCGAAGCGAAAGCGGTGATTCTCGCGATGGGCTGCCTCGAGCGGACGAGAGGGGCGATCAACATCCCCGGAACCCGGGCCTCAGGCGTCTTTACTGCGGGGACGGCGCAGCGGTTCGTCAATATGGAAGGCTATATGGTCGGCAAAGACGTCGTGATCGTCGGCTCCGGGGATATCGGCCTTGTCATGGCGAGACGGATGACCCTTGAAGGGGCGAATGTCCACGCCGTCGTGGAACTGATGCCTTACTCAGGCGGACTCGCGCGCAATATCGTCCAATGTCTGAATGACTATGATATTCCGCTTCTTCTCAGTCATACGGTGACGGAAGTCCGCGGGAAGGAGCGGGTTGAAGAGGTGGTCATTCAAAAAGTGGATGAGGAGATGCGGCTCATCCCGGGTACAGAACAGACCATTGCCTGTGACACGCTGCTGCTCTCCGTCGGGCTGATCCCGGAGAACGAGCTCTCGAAGAAGGCCAACATCGCCCTCAATCCGCTGACGAACGGACCGGACGTCAATGAGTCCATGGAGACGAGTGTGCCGGGGATCTTTGCCTGCGGAAATGTCGTGCACGTCCATGATCTGGTTGACTGGGTCACGGAAGAGAGCTGCCGGGCAGGGAAAAGTGCCGCCCGTTATGTGCTAGGGTCATTGAAAAGCGGATCGGGTCCGGTACGGACAAAAGCGAAAGCAGGAGTTCGCTACATTGTGCCTCAGACAATCGAACCGTCGAACATTGACAGCGGGAAACTGACGCTCATGTTCCGGACAGATGGAGTTTATGAACAGTCGCGCATCGTCATTATGAACAACGGTCGCCGCGTCAAATCCGTCAAAAAGCGGCATATGGTGCCGGCAGAGATGGAGTCCGTCGTCCTGAAGGCGAAAGATCTTGCACTGCTTGAACCGGGAGAGATAACCGTGGCCATTGAGAGTGAGGAGGGGGTGTTGTCATGA
- a CDS encoding DUF1667 domain-containing protein, with translation MMTHELTCITCPIGCRLEIEENVIDGERQFDVSGNTCKRGETYAVNELTNPTRMVTTTVRIKGSHLRRIPVKTVEPIPKGDIMACMAELNEIVLEAPVACGDVVLEHVCGSGIAVVTTRSMERVERGSCQTVQAD, from the coding sequence ATGATGACGCATGAACTGACGTGTATTACGTGTCCAATCGGCTGCCGTCTTGAGATCGAAGAAAACGTGATCGACGGGGAACGCCAATTTGACGTGTCGGGCAATACGTGTAAACGCGGTGAGACGTATGCGGTCAATGAGCTGACGAATCCGACGAGGATGGTGACGACGACGGTGCGGATCAAAGGCAGTCATCTGCGGCGGATCCCGGTGAAAACGGTGGAGCCGATTCCGAAAGGGGACATCATGGCCTGCATGGCGGAGCTCAATGAGATCGTTCTTGAGGCGCCTGTCGCCTGCGGGGATGTGGTACTCGAACACGTCTGCGGATCCGGGATCGCAGTGGTAACGACCCGTTCGATGGAGCGGGTGGAACGGGGCAGCTGTCAGACTGTACAGGCAGATTGA
- a CDS encoding response regulator transcription factor, giving the protein MSHVKRTALLLTPCKDVMVTNTLKKRMNIQYPNHIQGIVEDVVFYHIRSIKEGKEAAELIRTYTDKKFVFTVHEEDADPDMIDLILLPVHGIIFTGHLSRYFGTILGMLEDNAFPLEPFFQTVLCKKLIRHKEKSGPISSFVFHRKACDVPLSKTEILILTELANGLTTKMIVEKHHYAPSTVYINASSLIRKFGAKDRTDAVVNCIRRGFLVPVYDQEPSE; this is encoded by the coding sequence ATGTCACACGTCAAGAGAACCGCCCTTTTGCTCACACCATGTAAGGATGTCATGGTTACCAACACGTTGAAAAAGCGGATGAATATCCAGTATCCGAACCACATTCAAGGCATCGTAGAAGACGTCGTCTTCTATCATATCCGCTCGATAAAAGAAGGCAAAGAAGCGGCTGAGCTGATTCGCACCTACACAGATAAGAAGTTCGTCTTTACTGTTCACGAAGAAGATGCAGATCCGGATATGATCGATCTCATTCTTCTTCCGGTTCACGGCATCATCTTCACGGGACATTTAAGCCGCTATTTCGGTACGATCCTCGGCATGCTTGAAGACAACGCCTTTCCGCTCGAACCGTTCTTTCAAACCGTTCTTTGCAAGAAGCTGATCCGGCATAAAGAAAAGTCCGGCCCCATCTCTTCCTTTGTTTTTCACCGGAAAGCCTGTGATGTGCCGCTTTCGAAGACAGAAATCCTGATCCTCACGGAACTTGCAAACGGACTTACAACGAAGATGATCGTCGAGAAGCATCATTACGCCCCGTCCACAGTCTATATCAACGCTTCCTCCCTCATTCGGAAATTCGGCGCAAAGGACCGGACTGATGCAGTCGTCAACTGTATTCGGCGAGGTTTCCTCGTGCCCGTTTACGATCAAGAGCCGTCTGAATAA
- a CDS encoding cryptochrome/photolyase family protein, translating into MTQIDRFWTVLRGLYRVILGKQSIIEKKGGDVMTVYAYMAHQCSLRQPGIDHFDPGQDRILLVEETDPALWAESHCHRLIHQWSIIRHFEQDVKDKGFPVTRMQAPAFTDGLERFLDKSPDQDVQLFWPTDYKSREALSEWKQTFGGSVRIAEETGFLIPGKEWRSLLKPDKRWKLDPIYRSFRKRFDVLMNEENQPVGGKWSYDQDNRKKAPDHVTFPPPCFPERSAITEDVIQEVKEQYPDLYGNPDSFEQPVTARDAEALADHFIAHRLASFGDYQDAMRPKDVYMSHSLLSAALNHSLLDPLSLIRKAEQAYHDGLAPLNAVEGFIRQILGWREYIRGVYLNTMPSYKDVNHFGHTRDLPTFFWDGNTKMACVSDAVTSLLETGYTHHIQRLMILGNLSTLLGIEPKQVSDWFYTMYTDALDWVVLPNVLGMALFADGGTMSTKPYAASGKYVERMSTYCKTCAYNVKDKYGENACPLNSLYWNFLERNQDEFREHPRMKVMYKHLDNRSDEDRERQEHTVSSIFHRLKTGHL; encoded by the coding sequence ATGACACAGATTGATCGGTTTTGGACGGTTTTGAGAGGATTGTACCGTGTCATTTTAGGGAAACAGTCCATTATTGAGAAGAAAGGCGGCGATGTTATGACCGTTTATGCATATATGGCCCACCAGTGTTCACTCCGGCAGCCTGGGATCGATCATTTCGATCCCGGACAGGACCGGATTCTTCTTGTGGAAGAGACTGATCCGGCCCTTTGGGCAGAGAGCCACTGTCATCGCCTGATCCATCAGTGGTCAATCATTCGGCACTTTGAACAGGACGTAAAAGACAAGGGATTCCCCGTCACCCGCATGCAGGCGCCTGCATTTACAGACGGCCTCGAGCGGTTTCTCGATAAATCCCCTGATCAGGATGTCCAACTCTTTTGGCCGACGGATTACAAAAGCCGTGAGGCCCTTTCCGAGTGGAAACAGACCTTCGGCGGATCGGTCAGGATCGCGGAAGAAACAGGCTTCCTCATCCCCGGCAAGGAGTGGCGCTCCCTTTTGAAACCGGACAAAAGATGGAAGCTCGATCCGATCTACCGCTCGTTTCGTAAACGCTTTGACGTCCTGATGAACGAGGAGAATCAGCCTGTCGGCGGCAAGTGGAGCTATGATCAGGACAACCGCAAAAAAGCACCGGATCACGTCACCTTCCCGCCGCCTTGTTTTCCTGAGCGTTCCGCCATCACAGAAGACGTGATTCAAGAGGTGAAAGAGCAGTATCCTGATCTGTACGGCAATCCCGACAGCTTTGAACAGCCCGTAACGGCACGTGACGCCGAGGCACTCGCCGATCACTTCATCGCTCACCGGCTCGCCTCGTTCGGCGATTATCAGGACGCGATGCGGCCAAAGGATGTGTATATGTCACACTCCCTTTTGTCTGCGGCCTTGAACCATTCTCTACTCGATCCGCTCAGCCTGATCCGAAAAGCTGAACAGGCCTATCATGACGGGCTCGCTCCATTAAACGCCGTCGAAGGCTTCATCAGGCAAATCCTCGGCTGGCGCGAATACATCCGCGGCGTTTATCTCAATACGATGCCCAGCTACAAAGATGTCAATCACTTCGGCCACACACGGGATCTCCCGACCTTTTTCTGGGACGGCAATACAAAGATGGCATGCGTCAGTGACGCGGTCACAAGCCTCCTTGAGACGGGCTACACCCATCACATTCAGCGCCTGATGATTCTCGGCAATCTCTCAACGCTCCTGGGGATTGAGCCAAAACAGGTGTCAGACTGGTTTTACACGATGTACACCGACGCCCTCGACTGGGTCGTTTTGCCGAACGTCCTCGGGATGGCCCTGTTCGCAGACGGCGGCACGATGTCGACAAAACCGTATGCCGCGAGCGGCAAGTACGTGGAGCGGATGAGCACGTACTGCAAGACCTGCGCCTATAACGTGAAAGACAAGTACGGGGAGAATGCCTGTCCCTTGAACAGTCTCTATTGGAACTTTCTGGAGCGTAATCAGGACGAGTTCCGCGAGCATCCAAGAATGAAGGTCATGTACAAACATCTCGATAATCGCAGTGATGAAGACCGTGAGAGGCAGGAACACACGGTATCATCCATTTTCCATCGTTTGAAAACGGGACATCTGTGA
- a CDS encoding DeoR/GlpR family DNA-binding transcription regulator, with product MLTFERQQLILDHLEEQGVAKLHELVDVTGASESTIRRDLTVLENERKLKRIHGGASRIQSKMNEPTFVEKQTRFTEEKRSIGQKAATFIQDGDCVYLDAGTTTQAMLPFITQADVTIVTNSLNIIEQGVRLGLTIYVIGGYVKSGTNAFIGKGAVDALQSYRFDKAFIGTNGVDLEFGYSTPDPEEAQVKKMAMDQANEAFVLSDASKFGESAFARFAGLKDATLITSKDEESDEFLRQLTKSEQIKVVTDDDLYGHA from the coding sequence ATGCTTACTTTTGAGCGGCAACAGTTGATTTTGGATCATTTGGAGGAACAGGGTGTCGCAAAGCTCCACGAGCTTGTGGACGTCACGGGCGCGTCGGAATCGACGATCCGAAGAGATTTGACCGTCCTCGAAAACGAGCGAAAACTCAAGCGAATCCACGGCGGGGCATCCCGGATCCAGTCCAAGATGAACGAACCCACCTTCGTTGAAAAACAGACAAGGTTCACAGAAGAGAAGAGAAGTATCGGTCAGAAAGCAGCCACATTCATTCAGGACGGGGACTGTGTGTATCTCGATGCCGGCACGACGACGCAGGCGATGCTGCCCTTCATTACGCAGGCGGATGTCACAATCGTAACGAACAGCCTCAACATCATTGAACAGGGTGTAAGGCTCGGGTTGACGATTTACGTCATCGGAGGCTACGTGAAGTCAGGAACGAATGCCTTTATCGGCAAAGGGGCCGTAGATGCCCTTCAGTCGTACCGGTTCGACAAGGCGTTCATCGGCACGAACGGGGTGGATCTTGAGTTTGGATACTCCACGCCGGACCCGGAAGAAGCGCAGGTGAAGAAGATGGCGATGGATCAGGCGAATGAAGCGTTTGTCCTGAGTGATGCATCGAAGTTTGGTGAATCAGCCTTTGCGCGGTTTGCCGGTCTGAAAGATGCGACGCTCATCACGTCAAAGGATGAGGAATCCGATGAATTTCTCAGACAGTTAACGAAATCTGAACAGATCAAGGTGGTGACAGATGATGATTTATACGGTCACGCTTAA
- the pfkB gene encoding 1-phosphofructokinase, producing MMIYTVTLNPSVDYYMDVPSFTIGETNRADTAVFEAGGKGINVSWMLKSLGSETKALGFTAGFTGRFISETLQEANVAHTFLEVAGHTRVNVKLKTGTETEINGTSMAINAADLRRLETELEAIGQGDWLVLSGSLPESVPEDFYHTLAKAARAKGASVVVDTSGAPMTHALSDAVTLMKPNQRELEWLTGEAVDSLDDAVRLGRTLLQKGVRHVLVSLGKDGALLITDKQVLRAEVPPGELRQSVGAGDSMVAGFIHGYSLNQNLEEAFRYAAAAGSATAYAEGLANGEQVKALLEGIRITEWTEEESK from the coding sequence ATGATGATTTATACGGTCACGCTTAACCCGTCCGTCGATTACTACATGGATGTGCCGTCGTTTACGATCGGGGAGACGAACCGGGCCGACACCGCTGTCTTTGAAGCAGGGGGCAAAGGCATTAACGTCTCCTGGATGTTAAAGAGCCTCGGCAGTGAGACAAAGGCCCTCGGTTTTACCGCCGGCTTTACGGGACGGTTTATTTCGGAGACGCTTCAAGAGGCGAATGTGGCTCACACGTTCCTTGAAGTGGCCGGACATACACGGGTTAACGTCAAGCTGAAAACCGGAACGGAAACAGAGATTAACGGCACGTCGATGGCCATCAACGCTGCGGATCTTCGCCGCCTTGAAACAGAACTTGAGGCAATCGGTCAAGGCGACTGGCTCGTCCTCTCGGGGAGTCTTCCTGAGAGTGTGCCGGAAGATTTCTACCATACCCTGGCGAAGGCCGCTCGCGCTAAAGGGGCATCCGTCGTTGTGGATACGAGCGGAGCGCCGATGACGCACGCACTGAGTGACGCCGTGACCCTCATGAAACCGAATCAGCGTGAACTCGAATGGCTGACCGGGGAGGCGGTGGATTCGTTGGACGACGCGGTCCGGCTCGGCCGCACGCTCCTTCAAAAGGGCGTCCGGCATGTCCTCGTGTCTCTCGGGAAAGACGGGGCGCTCCTGATAACAGATAAGCAGGTGCTTCGTGCCGAGGTACCGCCAGGGGAGCTCAGACAGTCCGTCGGGGCCGGTGATTCCATGGTGGCGGGATTTATCCACGGATACAGCTTGAATCAGAATCTTGAAGAGGCGTTCCGCTATGCTGCGGCAGCAGGCTCGGCAACAGCTTATGCGGAGGGACTTGCGAACGGCGAACAGGTGAAGGCACTTCTTGAAGGGATACGGATTACAGAATGGACAGAGGAGGAATCAAAATGA
- a CDS encoding PTS fructose transporter subunit IIABC codes for MKITELIQRGTIALNLQASSKEDVIKELADVLDREGKLADKDEFINAIQAREDQTSTGIGESVAIPHAKTSAVKEPAIVFGRSQAGIDYDSLDGQPAKLFFMIAATEGANRFHLDALSRLSTFLMDEAFRDALLKADTEDDVLRLIDQKEAAKAKEEAAEDAGSSQGDRPFFVAVTGCPTGIAHTYMAADGLKDKAKELGFEIKVETNGSDGVRNKLTKADIERAAAVIIAADTEVEMGRFKGKSLVNAPVTAGIRKPAELLEKANSGQAPLYQGADGGGESDGEQEDRRPAFYRHLMSGVSNMLPFVVGGGILIALSFFFEDPVSGDITPFGEILSFIGGANAFFLMVPVLAAFIARSIADRPGFAAGMVGGLMATNAEAGFLGGIIAGFLAGYLVLGFRRMFSFVPQSLDGIKTILIFPLFGIFATGFIMYFIMGPLAAVQAGLVTWLDGLGTGNIVLLGILLGAMMAVDMGGPINKAAFTFGIAMIDAGNFGPHAAVMAGGMVPPLGIAFATSFFKNKFNKQERESGKTNYVLGASFITEGAIPFAAADPARVIPSIIAGSAVAGGLSMAFGAATEAPHGGIFVIPLVNNAPMYIVAILAGAAVTAIMLGVLKKDVSKAA; via the coding sequence ATGAAGATTACCGAACTGATTCAGCGGGGCACGATTGCTCTCAACTTACAGGCATCTTCAAAAGAGGACGTCATCAAGGAACTCGCGGACGTCCTCGACCGGGAAGGAAAACTCGCGGACAAAGACGAATTCATCAACGCGATACAGGCCAGGGAGGACCAGACATCCACCGGGATCGGCGAATCCGTCGCCATCCCGCATGCGAAGACATCGGCGGTGAAGGAACCGGCCATCGTCTTCGGGCGTTCACAGGCAGGGATTGACTACGACTCACTAGACGGCCAGCCGGCAAAGCTGTTCTTCATGATTGCCGCAACAGAAGGGGCGAACCGCTTTCACCTTGATGCGCTCTCAAGACTGTCGACGTTCTTGATGGACGAGGCGTTTCGTGACGCATTGTTGAAAGCGGATACCGAAGACGACGTGCTCCGCCTGATTGATCAAAAAGAGGCGGCGAAGGCAAAAGAAGAAGCGGCGGAAGATGCCGGAAGTTCACAGGGAGACCGGCCGTTCTTCGTGGCCGTGACAGGCTGTCCGACAGGGATTGCCCACACGTATATGGCCGCGGACGGGCTGAAGGATAAAGCGAAGGAACTCGGTTTTGAGATCAAGGTCGAAACGAACGGGTCTGACGGCGTGCGAAACAAACTGACGAAAGCGGATATTGAACGGGCCGCCGCGGTCATTATCGCTGCGGATACGGAAGTGGAGATGGGCCGGTTCAAAGGTAAGTCTCTTGTCAACGCACCGGTTACAGCCGGGATCCGAAAGCCTGCCGAGCTCCTCGAAAAGGCCAACAGCGGCCAGGCGCCTCTCTATCAGGGCGCAGACGGAGGCGGCGAAAGTGACGGGGAACAGGAAGACCGTCGTCCGGCCTTCTACCGTCACCTGATGAGCGGGGTTTCGAATATGCTGCCGTTCGTTGTCGGCGGCGGGATTCTCATCGCTCTGTCCTTTTTCTTCGAAGATCCGGTAAGCGGGGACATCACGCCGTTTGGTGAGATTCTGTCCTTTATCGGCGGCGCGAACGCGTTCTTCCTCATGGTGCCGGTACTCGCGGCCTTTATCGCAAGAAGCATCGCGGACAGACCGGGCTTTGCGGCAGGGATGGTCGGCGGTCTGATGGCGACGAACGCCGAAGCCGGTTTTCTTGGCGGGATCATCGCCGGTTTCCTTGCCGGTTACCTCGTACTCGGTTTCAGACGGATGTTCAGCTTTGTCCCTCAGTCACTGGACGGCATCAAGACGATCTTAATTTTTCCATTATTCGGAATATTCGCAACAGGGTTTATCATGTACTTCATTATGGGGCCGCTTGCTGCCGTACAGGCAGGGCTTGTCACCTGGCTTGACGGTCTCGGTACCGGTAACATCGTGCTTCTCGGCATCCTGCTCGGTGCGATGATGGCCGTCGATATGGGCGGTCCGATCAACAAGGCGGCGTTCACATTCGGGATTGCCATGATCGACGCAGGCAACTTTGGCCCGCACGCAGCCGTGATGGCGGGCGGTATGGTGCCGCCACTCGGGATTGCCTTTGCCACATCGTTCTTTAAGAATAAGTTTAACAAGCAGGAGCGTGAATCCGGGAAGACGAACTATGTCCTCGGTGCCTCCTTTATCACGGAAGGGGCGATTCCGTTCGCCGCAGCGGATCCGGCACGGGTTATTCCGTCGATCATCGCCGGTTCGGCCGTCGCAGGCGGGCTGTCCATGGCCTTCGGCGCTGCGACCGAAGCTCCGCACGGCGGGATCTTCGTCATCCCGCTCGTAAATAACGCACCGATGTACATCGTAGCGATATTGGCAGGTGCTGCGGTGACGGCGATCATGCTCGGTGTCCTGAAGAAAGACGTATCGAAAGCTGCATAG